From Actinomyces procaprae:
CTCGCGGGCTTGCAGGCGGCACTCCACCAGCGCCTGATCGGGTGTGATCCGCTGCCCCGTAACGGTCAGTCCCAGGCCGTCCAGCCCCAGGAAACTAGCAAGATCAGGGACAGTGAAGGCAGTACTCGGCCATGTCGAGGTCTCCGTGATCGGTAGTGTCTAGCAACCACCAATCATCGGGGACCTCGACCCACACCCACCACCCCGACACGCGCACCCGCGACCCCCCACCACCACACCCTCAAACGCGAAGAGCCACCTAACTCAACAGCTGGGAACCGCTCGGCAGTGGTCTAGACCTGGCCACCAGGGTCAGGGTCCCGTTGTACATCTCCCGGGGCGGGCGGACGCGCACAGCTCCCCCACATACGGCACTGGTAGCTTGACGGCGCAGCGGCGGCCGCGGCGTTCACAGCCTTCGGCGCGACGCCACCGTTGCGACATCGCCAGCAGTCAGAAGGAGCCCCGTGTCCGCCCGTCCCGGCACTTTCAATGACCGGCTCGCCGACGTCGTCGGCCACCTGCGCCGCCGTTGGGAGCTCGGCTACGGCGCCTGGGTCCTGGGCGCGCTGGCCTTCGCCGCCTGGACCGTCCTGGTTCGCACCGGACTCACCGACCGCCTCGACGCCGCCCTGACGGTCCCCGCGCTGCCACCGCGCTCGGGCCGGGGCCAGGTACTCGAGGCGGTCTCCCTGCTCACCCACCCGGTGCTGATCTACGCCGCCATCGCCGCGGCCGCCGTCGTCACCTACCAGCGGCGCATGCGTCGCCTGTCGACAGCCCTGACCACCTCCCTGCTGGGCCTGCCGCTCCAGATCGTCATCGCCACCGGGATCGACCACGCCCGCCCCTCCTCGGCCTTCGCCGACTCCCTGTCCTACCGCGGCTTCGCCTATCCGGCCGGCCACGCCGTCGCCATGACCGTGGCCGCCTGGGTGCTGGTCACCCTGACCCGCGCCCGACGCCGCCCCACCTCCCAGGTGCGGCTGTGGCGCCTGGCGGGGATCCTCGCCGTCGCCGTGACCTGCGTGGGCCAGTGGGCCATGGGACTGCAGTCCATCTCAGACCTGGTCGGCGGGGTCCTGTTGGGCGCCACCGTCGCCAACCTCGCCCTGAGCGTCGGCGGAACCGAGGAGATCCTGGCGTCCTGGGCGCATATCGGCCTGCCCTCCGCCACCGTCGACAAGCGCGCCGCGATCGTCTACAACCCCACCAAGTTCGACGACCTGTCCCTGCTGCGACGCCGGGTGGAGTCCGAGGTGCTGGCGGCCGGCTGGCAGCCCACCCTGTGGCTGGAGACCACCCCCGACGACGTCGGCCACGAGCAGACCCGCCGCGCCCTGGCCGCCGGCGTCGACCTGGTACTGGCCGCCGGCGGCGACGGCACCGTACGGGCCGTCGCCGGGGAGCTGGCGGGCAGCGGCGTGCCCATGGCACTGCTGCCCACCGGTACCGGCAACCTGCTGGCCCGCAACCTACAGGTGCCGCTCGACACCGACGCCGCCCTGCGCCTGGCCCTGTCCGGCTCCGCCCGCGCCATCGACGTCGTGCGCTGCACCTGGGACGGCGGCACCGAGCGCTTCGTGGTCATGGCCGGCCTGGGCCTGGACGCGCGCATCATGGCGGACACCAGCGACGACCTGAAGCGGGTGATCCGCTCCGGCGCCTACGTCCTGGCCGCGGTGCAGAACGCGGTGCCGGACCCGTTCACGGTGCGGGCCGAGCTCGACCACGACAATGACGGCGGTGACGGCTCGGGCACTCCAGCCGCCGCCACCGAGCACCGGGTGGTCATGGCGCTGCTGGGCAACGTCGGCACGATCACCGGCGGCATGACGATCTTCCCGCAGGCCGTGCCCGACGACGGGCGCGTGGACCTGCTGCTGACCGGCCCCAACCGGGTGACCGACTGGGCGAAGGTCGGCGCCGGCCTGCTGATCGGCCAGGATGTGGATGGCGTCAGTCACCACCAGGCCCGTCGGCTGACCCTGACCACGCCCGAGCCGGTGCCCTTCGAGCTCGACGGCGACCCCGTGGGCCGCACCCGCAGCCTGGTGGCCGAGGTCGAGCCCGCCGCCCTGCGTGTCGTCGTCCCACCCGCCTCCACGTCACACCGCCGAGGCGGGGGCACTCATCTAGACTGAGGCGATCCGCCACCGACCACAGGCAGGAGCCCCATGCGTTCACGACTAACCGTGGCACTCGGCCGCACGGCCCGCACCCTGGCCCGTCTGCGCGGCGGCGGCTCCGGCGGCACCGCCTTCCCCGGCCTGGTCATGGAGCGCACGGATCCCGGCTTCCTCGCCCGCACCCTGGATCGGCTGCCGCACGGGGTGGTGCTGGTCTCCGGCACCAACGGCAAGACCACCACCACCAAGATGGTGGTGCAGCTGCTGCGCGACCAGGGCTTGAAGGTCTTCACCAACCGCACCGGCTCCAACTTCGTGCGCGGCGTGCTGGCGGCCCTGCTCACCGAGGTCGACGCCGTCGGCCGCCTGGATGCCGACGTCGCCGTGCTGGAGCTCGACGAGGCGCACGCCGTCCACTTCGTCCGCTCCGTCAAGCCGCGGGCCGCCCTCATGCTCAACGTCATGCGCGACCAGCTCGACCGCTTCGGCGAGATCGACTACACGGCCTCCCTGCTGCGCAAGGCCGCCCTGGCCACACGCGACGTGGTGGTGGTCAACGCCGACGACCCGCGCCTGAACGGGGACCGGTTCCTCACCGGCCTGACCGCGCGCACCGCCGCCTTCGGGGTCGGCCCCGCCCTGCGCTCGGTCTTCCTGTCCGACGACGATCTGCGCACCGAGCAGGCCGACGGCGGCGCACCCGAGTCCGCCCCCGCCGCTGCGGAGCCCGACGCCGGCTCCCCCTGCCCGGCGCCGCGCGTGCGCCTGGTGGCGCTGGCCGACAGCGAGGCCACCATCGAGGTGGACGGCGCCGAACACCAGGTGACCTTCGCCATCCCGGGCATCCACAACGTCCTCAACGCCTGCGCCGCCCTGACCCTGGTGCTGGAGGTGCTGGGAGACCGGGCCGACCTGCCCCGCCTGCTGGCCACCCTGTCGGAGATCCGCCCGGCCTTCGGGCGCGGGGAGGTCATCACCCTGGACGGGCGTCCGGTGCAGCTGTCACTGGTTAAGAACCCGGCCGGCTTCCGCATGAGCCTGCTGTCCGCGCCCACCGCCCAGGCCGACGCCGCGCCCGCCGCGGGCCGGACTCAGCCCGATGAGCTGATCATGATCGCCATTAACGACGAGTACGCCGACGGCCGTGACATGTCCTGGCTGTGGGACGTGGACTTCACCTCGCTGCAGCGGGCCGGGGTCGCCGTCGTCACCGGGGTGCGCGCCTGGG
This genomic window contains:
- a CDS encoding bifunctional phosphatase PAP2/diacylglycerol kinase family protein; the protein is MSARPGTFNDRLADVVGHLRRRWELGYGAWVLGALAFAAWTVLVRTGLTDRLDAALTVPALPPRSGRGQVLEAVSLLTHPVLIYAAIAAAAVVTYQRRMRRLSTALTTSLLGLPLQIVIATGIDHARPSSAFADSLSYRGFAYPAGHAVAMTVAAWVLVTLTRARRRPTSQVRLWRLAGILAVAVTCVGQWAMGLQSISDLVGGVLLGATVANLALSVGGTEEILASWAHIGLPSATVDKRAAIVYNPTKFDDLSLLRRRVESEVLAAGWQPTLWLETTPDDVGHEQTRRALAAGVDLVLAAGGDGTVRAVAGELAGSGVPMALLPTGTGNLLARNLQVPLDTDAALRLALSGSARAIDVVRCTWDGGTERFVVMAGLGLDARIMADTSDDLKRVIRSGAYVLAAVQNAVPDPFTVRAELDHDNDGGDGSGTPAAATEHRVVMALLGNVGTITGGMTIFPQAVPDDGRVDLLLTGPNRVTDWAKVGAGLLIGQDVDGVSHHQARRLTLTTPEPVPFELDGDPVGRTRSLVAEVEPAALRVVVPPASTSHRRGGGTHLD
- a CDS encoding Mur ligase family protein, producing the protein MRSRLTVALGRTARTLARLRGGGSGGTAFPGLVMERTDPGFLARTLDRLPHGVVLVSGTNGKTTTTKMVVQLLRDQGLKVFTNRTGSNFVRGVLAALLTEVDAVGRLDADVAVLELDEAHAVHFVRSVKPRAALMLNVMRDQLDRFGEIDYTASLLRKAALATRDVVVVNADDPRLNGDRFLTGLTARTAAFGVGPALRSVFLSDDDLRTEQADGGAPESAPAAAEPDAGSPCPAPRVRLVALADSEATIEVDGAEHQVTFAIPGIHNVLNACAALTLVLEVLGDRADLPRLLATLSEIRPAFGRGEVITLDGRPVQLSLVKNPAGFRMSLLSAPTAQADAAPAAGRTQPDELIMIAINDEYADGRDMSWLWDVDFTSLQRAGVAVVTGVRAWDMALRLRYDEVPVGVVEPDLAAALDTLRERAAAEDRPMRIYTSYTAMLALRARLGHLTDVEEVMK